From Betaproteobacteria bacterium, a single genomic window includes:
- a CDS encoding ABC transporter ATP-binding protein, translated as MNPLLRVENASKSYGALKVIYQLSLDVMAGETLGILGPNGAGKTTLFNLIGGDVKPDKGQVLFEGRAITGLPPHELCQKGIGRSYQIPHPFIGMTVFENLLAGAAFGGKLREGEASGVCVDVLRRTGLAQKANALAGSLSLLDRKRLELARALATQPRLLLLDEIAGGLTEHEAKELVSEIQRIKATGMTILWIEHVVHALLAVADRLYVINFGQKIAEGEPREVMNDAEVKRVYMGIEV; from the coding sequence ATGAACCCACTCTTACGCGTGGAAAACGCCTCGAAGAGCTACGGCGCTCTGAAGGTGATCTACCAGCTTTCCTTGGACGTGATGGCCGGGGAGACCCTGGGTATTCTGGGGCCCAATGGAGCGGGCAAGACCACCTTATTCAATTTGATCGGCGGCGACGTCAAGCCGGACAAGGGCCAGGTCTTGTTCGAGGGACGCGCAATCACCGGATTGCCGCCGCACGAACTCTGCCAGAAAGGCATTGGGCGTTCCTACCAAATCCCTCATCCCTTCATTGGCATGACCGTGTTCGAGAACCTGTTAGCGGGGGCGGCCTTCGGTGGAAAATTGCGCGAAGGCGAAGCGAGCGGCGTCTGCGTGGATGTGCTGCGCCGAACGGGGCTCGCCCAGAAGGCCAACGCGCTCGCCGGATCGCTCAGTTTGCTGGACCGCAAGCGCTTGGAACTGGCGCGCGCCTTGGCGACACAACCAAGGTTATTGCTGCTCGATGAGATCGCGGGCGGGCTCACGGAGCACGAGGCCAAGGAGTTGGTGAGCGAGATTCAACGGATCAAGGCCACGGGCATGACCATCCTCTGGATCGAGCATGTGGTGCATGCGCTTCTCGCCGTGGCGGACCGTCTATATGTCATCAACTTCGGGCAGAAAATCGCCGAGGGCGAGCCGCGCGAAGTCATGAACGATGCGGAGGTGAAGAGGGTTTATATGGGTATTGAGGTCTAA